The genomic stretch GAAGGGAGGGGAAAGGAATAGCCTGGGTTGTCGAGTGGGGCACGCCTCCGTCGCGTCTGAACCTGCCTTTGCCTGCCAGCCCGGTCCAGCCGTCCAGTCCAGGCCAGCAACGCCACGATCCGGACGTGGTGGTGGTTGCTTTGCTTTTGCTGGTGCTCGAGGTCTCCGCCACCGTGGGGCCAAGTCGCTGACGGTTGGTCGCTTTAGTTGGGCCTGGGCCTCGCTCCTCGGTGAGTAACCTGTACAAACTCTAAGTCGATGTAATATCtagttttttcttcttttcttctgcGACTTATAAATTCATTCAATTGGAATTGGGGGGTGGTGGCGACATCCATACAGCTAGAACGCCCCTATGGAGGACGGCCGGAGTACACACGCAagagccgcggcggcggcggccaagaagaagaagaagagagagaagaatgACGCCGGCACGACGCGAGAGCAGCCGCGCCATCCGGTCCCTTTTGCTCAGATCCCCGGcatcgccgacgccgacgcgctGCGGGAGCGGCTCGAGGCACTTGGCGCAACAGAGCCGTCGTTCCTGATCGGAAAGTCTCTGGTGATGAGCGACGTGAACCGGGAGCAGGCGCGCCTGCTCTTCTCGTGCAAGCGCGAGTCGCCGTCGCAGGTCACCGGCGGCGTCTTCACCGAGACGGAGATGCGGTTCGTCGAGGACAGGACCGGGCTGCTCGTCGCCGCGTTCGACCGCGCCGGGCGGAGCTACAGCCTCACGTGCAAGTACCTCGCGTCCAACTCCGGCTACCGCTTCATCACCGGATGGAAAGCGTACGTCAACGACAACGGCCTGGGCGTGGGTATCCGCGTCGAGCTATGGTGCTTCCGGTCTCGGAAACTGCACAATCGATACGAGCTGCGCCAAGGGAAGGGAGGAAAGGAGGAGAAGGTCCCCGTCATTGTGGACAGTGGTCACCCTGATGGCTCCTTGGGCCTGGTCCTGCTGCACTACGAGAACGATCTGCTGGAGCCGGAACGACGGCAAGCCGccgacgacgaacccgacgaGGCGCCGCGGGTCCAGGAGACGGAGACAGGGCAAGGGCACATGGATAAGCTGGCAGATGACGGCGGTACGTGTGCTGAGCCAATCAAGTCCAAGAGGACGATCGCAGAGGACAAGCTAGCCAATGGTGGCGGTGAGTGTGTTGAGCCAATGATCAAGGAAAGAAATACTGTGATCCCTAGGGACGAGGTGTTCTATGCCGCAATAGGGCTGCTTAAGTTAAAGAAGCACTTTGGTggaggtggcggtggtggtggtggagagggagagggagagggaggaagaggaggcggcggcggtggcggtggcgacagaggaggaggagaaagaTAAAAGGCAAAACAAGAGCTATAAaatttgtttagaaaaattagaaacaaAGTCATAGAAAAAGCCACGTCGAGCTTCAACGTAATTTCAAATCAGAGTAATACATGGACACCTTAATTAAGAATTTAAGATGTAATCATTGTTTATATCGTAGGTCTGTTTTTTCTCTCTCCtgctttttctctctcttttttttctcttttatgATTATTACAAGAGGTCACGTGTGCATATACCAGTATCCTTTATATGTAACCTTTTAAAGCAGTGGCAGAACCAGAAACGATATAAAAGAGAGGGTTAAATAGTAAGAAAAGATTAAAAATTCTATGACAGATTAGTGCTTGGTAGGGCTGAACACCTAGACTTTAAATTATTTTAAACTAGAGATAAAGAGTTTCTCTTAGTAATTTTGGGCCACGCCCTAAGCTGTAGCTCCTAGTTTGGGGTGCAGATCCGCCCCTATTTTAACGCTAAATCTATTGCTTGCTCGGGTGTTTCTAAGCCTCCCGTCACTCGATTTTCTTATCCATCCGATGACGTTTTGATGATACAGATGAACTGCGGCAAGGCAGCAACAAACCGGTGGTGGGCCCTAGGCTGCCGTGGTTCCTCACGACTTTGTTGGCTCTTCCAAGTGGACGGCAACTTCTTTCCCCACCGCACTGCTGCCTCGCCGCGGATGCCATATGCCTGCCGCTACTGCCCCGTCGTCCCTACGCCACCACGCCGCGCATGCGCCCCTGCTGCCCCGCTGTCACGGCGTCACCATGTCGCGCACCTATAGTAGCGCCTTGCCATCCCATCGGAGGAGGACCAGTGCCGTCTGGCAGTGTCAGGTAaccacctcctcctctcctTCATGTCGCCGGCGGTGACCACGTCAGGGAGTATGGCGGCTACGGCTCAGATCTCGTCGACTGCAACCAGTTCCTTGTGCTCCTAGTTGCAGATTACATCTTACAGCAGCATATTTTACTCTTCTGATTTGGATGTAAGTTTTGTGTTTAACTGGTGTAAATTGGTTATTTGTAAATGAGAATGGTTATTTGGATTATTCGAACACTTCTATGTTTTTTAGCTTTGATTTCTCTTCTAATTTGTATAATATGCTAATTTTGTCTGTCtttttttctctattttcttttttctctggtcttcttttaatttgactTTCATAGAAATTATCTGGTAAATCTGTcttttttctctatttatttttgCTTTGATCTTCTTCTAATTTTCCTTTCATAGAAATTATCTGATAAATCtgccttttttatttttttgctcTGGTTTTAATCTATTTTTATTTGGTCCGTTGGATTTTGATTTTGTGGTTATAGGAATTGAGTGATGGCGATAATTGAATCACCTGATTTGTTTTGTTTGTTGGAATCAAGTGATTTAACGTGTTGTGTCACTCGGGTGACAAGATGATGTACATCACCTGAGTTATCCATAGACAGACCCTATTTTAAAGTGTACCTAATAATTTATTATATGTTCGGTTAGGGGGATCAGAATGTCTGCGCATCTAGGCAAGAACGAAACAAATTGTTTTTGTTTgtgaagaaaaagaaagagagaaaatcAGGCTCTAATGCAACTGTAGATTCATACTTGTAGTCCTGTACAGGTCGCAGGCCAAGAAATTGTCCATGCATCAAACTCTCACGTCGGAGGCTCTTTGGCACCACCACGGTCCACGGCCACCGAGGCGGCTGGAGGACCTGGACGCCCGCCACGACGACGGGGCCGGTCGCAGCGTGTCAtcatcgtcgccgccgccgccgggcgtGGCGTGGACCTCGGCGAGCCGAAGCTGATCTGGCGCGCAAAGGCCACGACGGCCTTCACCCACTTTTTGATCTGGCAGCTTGTCGCGTCAGTGGCGTGACAAGATCGTAATGTGATAAGACCGAACATTCGAAAAATTATAACTCTTCAATACAATATAGAGGaacataatttttatataaaaattatagatTTCGATGAGATATAACTTCTTAGTTTtgagattttttatttgacgaTGTTAAGGtacttagaaaaatatataaaatggtAGCATCATAATAATTATGTACTTCCGCTTGTCgtattagaaaattaatatctttTCTTTATCTCGTGAAATGAAGACATATTTTATATCAAATTTATAGCACTCAAAGCAATCTGCATGTTTATAATTTTGAGTTTTTACATTTGAAGTTGTTAAGATGTCGAGAAAATAGTATAAAGCCTTAACAACATATTAAGTTGCCAAATATTTGGTTTTATCACGCTACTCCCAGTGGCGCGATATGACAATATTGTCGCACCAACGGGAGTGGCGTGATAAGCTTTTCCACGTCAGAAACGCCGTTGTATGTGTTGTATCTTGCTGAGCCAATGCATGTGGTGCGACTATATTATTTGGTCGCGTCAGCGTGACTGACACAACCAAAGATGTTATCTAatgcaaaatatttattaaaaagaattaaaatataaaaatctTTGTGTGTGCGCATACGACGTACCAATATCCTTTATATGTAACCTTTTGAAGTGTATCTTAATGATTTATTATGTGTTTGGTTCAGAGGATGAAGAGAGATGGTAATGTGGGATGGGGTgagatcttatttttatatattataaTTTATGGTGTATTCGATTAAATAGAGGTTGCTCGAGGACAAACCCGTCCCTAGGGGTTTGCCCCTCTTTCCTCATGCAATTGGACGAGCAACTATAGTCATGGAGGCCAAGCACTAAGGTAGTGAACAGTAGCGAACTACGTCAACATACGACGAGTACAGGTGGGTGTATGCTAGTGCAGAGCTGAAAGGACGACCTAGATGTCTAGGGAGAGATAAATAGACTATAAAAAATTTCTCTACAAATATTAGAGAAGGAGattgttagtaaataacaagttCTAATGGCAACTACTTGCACTAGCTCTAGTTTCACCCAAGTAATTCCCTACACAATTTTAATTCCTATTAAGTTCTACACTAGAGCATTACACCACAGAAGAACCACAAGATAACAAGGCTACACTAGCTAGCTAAACAAGTGAGCAACTAACAAGCTACTCTAGTCAAAATGTtatataatttagaatgaaagGAGCAATGTTGTTTTATTCTTAAAAAAATAGTTTCTTTTAATACAAGAAACCAACATTATATATTTACAATCAACTTGGGATCGATATAATAAAACAATAGTTACCTCTTCCAAGTCCTAGATTATTACATGATAACAATTATTGTATTGCGTACGAGGACTGGTCTCTTAGGTACAGACAGAAACCAGAAAGAAATACTATTAAGTGTGTATCCACAAATGGATGAATAGTACAACCGATACATTTGACATATATCAAACAACAACAACATCAAGAAACAGAAAAGCGTGGCATCTAGGCAAGAAATGAatgaaattattattttttatgaaaattgaaagaaaaaagataGATCAAATTCTTGTTGTACAATGAGGTAGCCTTGAGTCTATATAGTCTTGCATCTAGAGAAgagtgattttttttattttcgaaaaaaaagggaaaagaaagaaTAAATCAAACCCTCATGCTGTACATAGTAGCGTGCAGTTGTAGTCTGCGCATCTAGGCAAGAACGAAACAAATTGTTTTTGTCtgtgaagaaaaagaaaaaagaaagaagactCTAATGCTACTGTAGATTCATACTTGTAGTCCTGTACAGGTCGCAGGCCAAGAAATTGTCCACGCATCAAGCTCTCACGTCGAAGGCTCCTTCTTTGGCACCACCACGGGCACCGAGGCGGCTGGAGGACCTGGACGCCCGCAACGACGACGGGGCTGATCGCGgcgtgtcgtcgtcgtcgccgccgccgccgccgccgggcgtGCGCGCGGACCTCGGCGAGCCGAAGCTGATCTGGCGCGCAAAGGCGACGACGGCCTTCGCCCACTTCTTGATCTGGCCCTTGAGCTTCCCGGCGTCCACGTCCTTCAACGAGCCCGGCCCGATGCTGAGCTCCAGCCCCGAGAACCAGCGGTCGTACCGCTTCGCCTTCTGCTTCCTGCTCCTGCTACCGCCGCCGCCCGTGGCCATGTCGCCCTCCTCCTCCCTCACCGCGGCGCCGTCGCCGTTCTCATGTCCCTCGTtgccgcgccgccgcgccggcagCGACTTGCTGCCCACCGACATGGACGACGTCGTCGCCGCGCGCTGGCTGTCAGCTATCTCGATCTGCGTCCGGAAACTTATCCGGCCGGCCGGTTTCGTCTGTGACAATAATTTGCCGTAGCTTCTGAGAATCGGCTTTCGTGTTGGCTAATAATAATGGCAAGGCGCGCGTTATATATATAGCTCGCTCGCTCGCCAGCAGCTGCAGCACGCGTGGCGTGAGAGACGGAAATTCACAAGCGCTCGGTCGCCGAGGCGGCTTTGCCTGCAGTGCAGTGACTTGCGTGGTACTCCAACCCATGGCTCACCGTGTAGTATTTGGTGCCTGAGGTTGATGCATACGTACTATATTTCCTCTAAAATATATCCAGGTATAAATTACTTCATCTGCccaaaataaggccttgtttagtttcgaaatcttttcggatttTGGTTCTGCagcttttttattttatttgacaaatattatcctatcatgaactaactaggctcaaaagatttatctcgtgatttacaggcaaactgtgcaattaatttttattttcgtctatatttaatactccatgcatataccgcaagattcgatgtgacagagaatcttaaaagtttttggtttttggggtaaactaaataaggtctaagtgcccttctagcTAGCTTCCTGAGAATATCAACCACCTTTaactttaataaaaatatacaaaaagatatttgtatttataatatataattaatatcattagatagaccattaaatatattttaataataaattttattaaaGATATAAAGGTtgctaatattttctataaatctattGAAATTTTAAAAGTATAACTGGTATGAATATTGTAGCGACATTTATTTTAGGACGGAGAGAGCACCTctgttctaaaaaaattaattcACTTTAAAAAAGACAAACAATTTTAAATTAAATCAAATCTTTAAAAGTGCTAACATTTATGATGAAAGgataatatcattagattaatcATATAGTTATATATCTACTTGGCCGGGAGTCATAAACTTTAATAATACTTTTTCTCGGTCAAACTTACATACAGTGATATCACAATTTGCTGCGACCGCGGTCAGGAAACTTAGCGGGTCATCCTTGAAGTAATTGCTTCTTGTACGCTTCCATAAATCCGTTTTCTTCGAAAACAGGTATCGTGCTCTATTGAAATGAATCACGACATGTACAGTGTAAGATCCAGAGGGGTTAGGAAACGAAAAGATTTAACTGTAAAAGAAAAAACGAATGCTTCACGGCCTCACGGGGGGCAACTATTTGCATGGTTTCAAGGTGCCGCCCCTTCCAGAAAATTTACCCGTTGTTGTTACTAAACTATATATCTTAAACCTTAACATCGTCAATAGAGTGGCGTGACAAGATCATAACGCGATAAGACCGAACTTTCGAAAATCATAactcttcgatacaacatcggatgaatataatttttatatatagaTTCGataagatctataactttttagTTTTGAGATTTTTCATTTTACGATATTAAGGTactcaaaaatatatatatataatgtcaGCATCATAATAATCATGTACTTCTTGTCgtattagaaaattaatatctttTCTTTATCTTGTGAAATGAAGACATATTTTGTATCAAATTTGTAGCACTCAAAGCAATCTGCATGTTTATAGTTTtgattttttagttttttacatTAGAAGTTGTTGAGATGTCGAGAAAATAGTGTAAAGCTTCAATAACATATTAAATTGTTGATATATATAGACACGAATTCACGGCAAAGCTGCTATCTGGTATTTATTACTTTAATCCTGAGAGATGACGGTGCAGACTTGATCTAATAAATGATAAAGAAAATGAGGAACTAGTCCGCACGAATGGAGTAACAGATGCTTCTGGGAATCCCAGCGAAGCACTTGTACTACGTGTTTAACATGAGCTGCACCTGCACCTAGCTGAGCTGTCATCACGCGTTTGATTTTCGTTGGACTTCCAGATGCCGAACAGTCAGATCAGTTGCAATGGACAACAGACAGCACCCATCTTGAATTTGTTCTCCTTAATTTGAGAATATTCAAGCAACAGAATCTATAAAAAGAAAGTCAGCAAGGATGTTTTCAACCATGATTGCGCAATCACTTACACAGAAAAGgtacaagcaaagcaatctcatCTCGCCAAGAAATTTATATGGTTGATTACTTTTCCATCTTTTCTCCAACAAAAACTAACTGTATGACACAGTCAGGATACAGCAgaaactatattatatattactACTAGAACATAAAATAAATGGCACATCAAAATTGATGGATGGGTGGCCATACATATGAAACTTTTCTAAAGGCTGTCAATGTTCATTCGCCACCACTGTGACTCACTAATCATGGCCCATAACTAATTAATATTGATGACGTAACAGCTCTAGCAAAAAGGAGATGCGGACGCCACTGAATGGTGCCATATAGACAAATGCCAAAACTGGTGCaagcctgacatgtgggcccaagTCACCGCAGCCTCATATATTTGGGTGGTATATGTGAATTCAAAAATATTATCCAGTGGCATGTCGTAGACTTATCCAGTCTCTTCGCATTTCAAGAGCACATCTTCACGGTATTGACTACTAGGAACTCCTAGATCAGAacacgttttttttttctttttgacaaCTATCTGACAGATGCAGTTTCATGTGATACTTCGAAAATGTCGTCTTCTTTGACACTCCTCTGCCACCACCTGATCCTTCCTCTTGCATTTTGCTAATTTCCTTACGCTTCTCTTCTTATCTGCCTCTGTTTTGTTGGACTTCACACTGATAACGCTGCGCGCAGACACTATACAATACTCTGCAGGGccttctaaggccttgtttagttcctaaaatttttcaagattccccgtcacatcgaatcttacggcacatgcatgaagcattaaatatagacgaaaacaaaaactaattacgcagtttacctgtaaatcgcgagacaaatcttttgatcctagttagtctatgattggataatatttgccacaaacaaacgaaattgctacagtagcgaaatccaaaatttttcacaaactaaacaaggcctaaattgcaTTGTCATCATTATCAGCTGTTACATACTTCTGCAGAAATTTTGGATCCCAGTAGCCTCGTTTGCGTCTCCTGACATTTCTCCTGAGTATTTTTTCAGATGATGTTAATGAGAGTGTCAATAAGGCAGGGGAAGGAAAACTGCATATAACTGCATTAAGATGGGAAAAAATAACTTCATAAGAAACTTAGACTCAAAATCGTACACATAAATATAGTTTGGTCAAGTATACTGGATTTGGTTCGTGTTTAACTttacttgatttttttttaaaaaaaagaaaagtataACCATATAAATTTTATGACTACAGTAGTGAGCTACCAGCATGCCCATTATTTGGGCATGAATCATGATGCTGATTTCGAATTGTAACTGTTACCTGGAACTATGAAGTTTACAGAACGAAACTAAATGTATTTGCTTACCTCTTGTCGAGCTAAGGACGTAAGGTGGCTTCAATTTCTTTTTCCTGCAATGCTTGATATGAATCCGCAATACCATGAGCATTGACGCTTGGAACAGCATATAGGCGATCTTTTGCATTAGATAACTGTGTTTCTTACCTGATGATACTCTACTAAATTGTTGGAACTGGCTTCTGATGGCTTAACGCCATGCAGCAGTATAATGATACTCAACTAAGGCTGACACAACTCAACTATATTAGtgaagttgttttttttttaaaaagaacTTCACGAGTAACTTTCTAAGTAAATCTGAGCTGTTTTAAAAAAGTTGTTCGACAAATTAGTTTTCCAAGTAAAAAGTTTCCGGAACCAAGCtaagctttgtttagttccaaaaatttttgcaaaatgtgaatagtaccaatttcgtttgtatttgacaaatattgtccaattatggactaactaggctcaaaagattcgtctcttcaattccgaccaaactgtataattagtttttatttttgtctatatttaatacttcatgtatacgtctaaagattcgatgtgatgggaaatctgaaaaattttgcaaaattttttgggaactaaacaaggccttaaaaaagCTCCGGAACAGGGAATATAACCGTTCCAGGAAGCAAGTTCCCACAAGAAGGAACCAAGCGCCGGGCACCGGAGCATCCATATTCCATACCATAGACATACTCACATACATCACTGTGCATGTATATTCAGTTTACGGCGCCGGAGCTACAAAGGGGTTCATCACCAAATAAAAAGGTTTTCCAAACATTTGAACTATGGCATAGGCATGGTCATACATCTATAAAAACTTTCACAGCAAGAAAGCGATCTGGTTCCTCCAACTCATGGCAAGTAATGCCGCTAACATGATCCTGTTTCGACAGAGCATGCATCCATCCACCCAAACTTAAAACCATTCTACGAAATCTGACCCCAGCTAGGCAAGCATATGTTCTTGCATCCATGAATAAACTAACGAACGATCCACTGGTTGGCACAAACATGACCAGAGTTGATTCTAGTGCTTGATATGAATCTGACCACCAGATATGCCACACCGAACCAAAAACTGCATCAGGCTATTGGTTGCAGGATCATCCTCAAAGCAAATGATCTCAACAGTCTTAAGGTGCTCGCATGTAAACGGTCTATTTCCAGCCCAGCCCATGAGTGCTCCAGGTACTTTAGCATGCTACAAACAGAAAAAACAAACAAGTTTTACCTGCATGGTACATACATAAAGTTTTGATATGATGAGAATATACATGTGGAGAGAAGAATGCACCTGTTTCAGTTTGAGATTCAGAGTTAGATGCTCCAGATTAGGTGAGTTCTGAAGGAAGGCTATCAGTCCATAGAAATTTGCATCCAGATACCAGTTGTCGAGACTCAGGAACTTCAGATTGTTGAATTTCGGGCACCATTGCAAATCCATTCCCATCATCAGCTGCATGAGGTCAAAAAGATTAGGACATGGCACAGAATCCATGCCATAGTCTAGAAAACTTTCTTGGTCCAGCCAAacgtgaaaaagaaagaagaaatagCAGGAAGCTAAAACTATTGCGAAACTTTCCGGCAGAACTGTAGACTACATTTTCAGAATAGTGGACGAGAGAAACCACAAATGTCATCCACACTCTATAATATACTATG from Sorghum bicolor cultivar BTx623 chromosome 3, Sorghum_bicolor_NCBIv3, whole genome shotgun sequence encodes the following:
- the LOC8075015 gene encoding uncharacterized protein LOC8075015 codes for the protein MESLQTAYIDLLKHNDLPVDDIRQFLLGVSGVTKLEFCFGFGQEELMMGMDLQWCPKFNNLKFLSLDNWYLDANFYGLIAFLQNSPNLEHLTLNLKLKQHAKVPGALMGWAGNRPFTCEHLKTVEIICFEDDPATNSLMQFLVRCGISGGQIHIKH
- the LOC8078597 gene encoding uncharacterized protein LOC8078597; translation: MSVGSKSLPARRRGNEGHENGDGAAVREEEGDMATGGGGSRSRKQKAKRYDRWFSGLELSIGPGSLKDVDAGKLKGQIKKWAKAVVAFARQISFGSPRSARTPGGGGGGDDDDTPRSAPSSLRASRSSSRLGARGGAKEGAFDVRA